Proteins encoded in a region of the Salvelinus sp. IW2-2015 linkage group LG27, ASM291031v2, whole genome shotgun sequence genome:
- the LOC111953961 gene encoding leucine zipper transcription factor-like protein 1, with protein MAEFGFNEHHQNEAINYMRFARSKRAIRLKTIDSCFEDLKDSRLVDETFTVDEVRDMLDGLQLVVRGEVETELINTAHTNVLLLRQLFSQAEKFYLRLQTDISELENRELLEQVAEFERTEFKNQNKTNQEISRPKLSPLNEGGVSELLNKEISRLQEEKDKLKGRLRTLETQAMGALDEKTKAERALKDLQKVQGEQKMATRSQEITSLEDTMAALQEDYQKSLSVNAASQRDLQDNLVSAKHDLLRVQEQLALAEKELDRKFQQTSA; from the exons ATG GCTGAGTTTGGTTTCAATGAACACCATCAGAATGAGGCGATCAACTACATGCGCTTTGCACGCTCCAAGAGGGCCATCAGACTCAAGACCATTGACTCCTGCTTTGAGGACCTCAAAGACAGCAG GCTAGTGGACGAGACCTTCACGGTGGACGAGGTGCGGGACATGCTGGACGGGCTGCAGCTAGTGGTGCGAGGAGAGGTGGAGACGGAGCTCATCAACACGGCCCACACCAACGTGCTGCTGCTCCGGCAGCTCTTCTCTCAGGCCGAGAAGTTCTACCTCCGTCTGCAGACTGACATCTCGGAGCTGGAGAACAG AGAGTTGTTAGAGCAAGTGGCTGAGTTTGAGAGGACTGAATTTAAAAACCAAAATAAG ACTAACCAGGAAATTAGCAGGCCCAAGTTATCACCCCTGAATGAAGGTGGGGTATCTGAACTTCTCAACAAG GAGATATCCAGGCTACAAGAGGAAAAGGATAAGCTCAAGGGCAGGCTCCGAACTTTGGAAACCCAG GCCATGGGTGCGTTGGATGAGAAGACAAAGGCGGAGAGGGCTCTCAAAGACCTGCAGAAGGTCCAGGGGGAACAGAAG ATGGCCACCCGTTCTCAGGAGATCACTAGTCTTGAGGACACGATGGCAGCGCTGCAGGAGGACTACCAGAAGTCCCTGAGTGTCAACGCTGCCTCTCAGAGAGACCTGCAGGACAACCTGGTCTCTGCCAAACACGACCTGCTCAGGGTACAAGAACAGCTGGCCCTAGCAGAGAAG GAGCTGGATAGGAAGTTCCAGCAGACGTCTGCCTAA